Proteins encoded in a region of the Anopheles aquasalis chromosome 2, idAnoAquaMG_Q_19, whole genome shotgun sequence genome:
- the LOC126569741 gene encoding transmembrane inner ear expressed protein, whose amino-acid sequence MFETEMSVEYKAEAFLETETSFGMRVWHLLFLCCGSVLGVVIMLCCCIRFRIPRTKQDIEADYHRKKLTRKFRERLDGMNNADIDEMDLLRALERVREDYKAEQTDKVTSSNSKEVTDNKDNQAIVTVCDKV is encoded by the coding sequence ATGTTTGAAACGGAAATGAGTGTCGAGTATAAGGCGGAGGCATTCCTCGAAACGGAGACGAGCTTTGGGATGCGTGTGTGGCATCTGCTGTTTCTCTGCTGCGGTTCCGTGCTCGGCGTCGTCAtcatgctgtgctgctgcatccgttTTCGAATTCCGCGCACCAAACAGGACATCGAGGCTGACTATCACCGCAAAAAGCTGACGCGCAAGTTTCGCGAGCGGCTCGACGGTATGAACAACGCGGATATCGACGAGATGGATCTGCTGCGAGCACTCGAGCGCGTGCGGGAGGATTATAAGGCGGAGCAGACGGATAAGgtcacgagcagcaacagcaaggagGTGACCGATAACAAGGATAACCAGGCAATCGTTACCGTGTGCGATAAGGTTTGA
- the LOC126581517 gene encoding probable actin-related protein 2/3 complex subunit 2, protein MILLDINNTIVEETLTVKFKNAIAGNKAESIDVTVADFDGVLFHISNVNGDKTKVRTSISLKFYKQLQEHGADELLKREYGELLIAPEDGYNVSVLVDLENIPENWEETVRRIGLLKRHCFASVFEKYFDYQTEGEGKGEGQKRAVINYRNDETMYVEAKPDRVTVVFSTIFRDEDDVVLGKVFMQELREGRRASHTAPQVLFSHREPPLELANTGARVGENIGYVTFVLFPRHTSKETRDNTINLIHMFRDYLHYHIKCSKAYIHSRMRAKTSEFLKVLNRARPEPKITEKKTITGRTFIRKE, encoded by the exons ATGATTCTGCTCGACATCAATAACACGATTGTGGAGGAAACGCTAACAGTCAAGTTCAAAAATGCAATCGCTGG CAACAAGGCGGAATCTATCGACGTAACCGTGGCCGACTTCGATGGTGTGCTATTTCACATTTCCAACGTTAATGGCGACAAAACGAAAGTGCGG ACAAGCATATCGCTCAAGTTCTACAAGCAGCTACAGGAGCACGGTGCGGATGAGCTGCTGAAGCGGGAGTACGGTGAACTGCTCATCGCTCCCGAGGATGGCtacaacgtgtcggtgttggtCGATCTGGAAAACATTCCGGAAAACTGGGAGGAAACGGTTCGAAGGATTGGTCTGCTGAAGCGCCACTGCTTTGCGTCGGTGTTCGAGAAATACTTCGACTACCAGACCGAGGGCGAGGGTAAAGGTGAAGGGCAGAAGCGAGCTGTTATCAACTATCGGAATGATGAGACAAT GTACGTGGAAGCCAAGCCGGATCGCGTTACTGTCGTGTTTAGTACGATATTccgcgacgaagacgatgtcGTGTTAGGCAAAGTGTTCATGCAGGAGCTGCGCGAAGGCCGAAGAGCATCGCATACGGCACCGCAAGTATTATTCTCCCACAGGGAACCACCCCTAGAGCTGGCCAATACCGGGGCCCGGGTTGGCGAGAACATTGGCTACGTAACGTTTG TTCTTTTCCCGAGGCACACGTCGAAGGAAACGCGCGACAACACGATCAATTTGATTCACATGTTCCGTGATTATCTGCATTATCATATTAAG TGTTCGAAAGCGTACATTCATTCGCGAATGCGAGCAAAGACTTCGGAGTTCTTGAAGGTGCTCAATCGCGCTCGGCCCGAGCCTAAAAttacagaaaagaaaacaataac TGGTCGAACATTCATCCGGAAGGAATGA
- the LOC126580948 gene encoding 28S ribosomal protein S21, mitochondrial: MRHAKFIARTVLVQNNNVEEACRVLNRILGKEEIFDQFRRTRYYEKPFQTRRRINFERCKSIYNEDMNRKIQFVLRKNRVEPFPGCN; the protein is encoded by the coding sequence ATGAGGCACGCAAAATTCATTGCCCGAACGGTTTTGGTGCAGAACAACAACGTCGAGGAAGCGTGTCGCGTGCTGAACCGTATCCTAGGAAAGGAAGAGATCTTCGATCAGTTCCGGCGCACTCGGTACTACGAAAAACCCTTCCAGACTCGGCGCCGCATCAATTTTGAGCGCTGCAAATCGATCTACAACGAAGACATGAACCGAAAGATCCAGTTTGTGCTGCGCAAGAACCGGGTGGAGCCGTTCCCGGGATGTAATTAA
- the LOC126580947 gene encoding 40-kDa huntingtin-associated protein, protein MTTPELIHQYKTTCNKLKKIQRVLIKRFGPSISDVTEEFGTLANSFNEAFQPDYAALCYIGQSKCEKLIGNEMGEVEALLRAARSFRSAHAKQERVLAENISSEYHEGAFRCYTQALSRLPDKSVIGAAIIRELKEINPSVELTSDFSSPCHRIWDLEQSAEDSLRARDYVAAFEKLSEIYDDVTERKCEALYREVMDRIEVSRLLLLCLLQLPPSVRYDHKFLERYSSITDGASPSEHCQLPEELVFLLQSLVVSCQTKDIESLVSVRDELCHRPELTASQQTLLKEVVSKYSK, encoded by the exons ATGACCACCCCCGAGCTGATTCATCAGTACAAAACGACGTGcaacaaattgaagaaaatccAGCGAGTTTTAATCAA GCGCTTTGGGCCGAGCATTTCAGACGTGACGGAGGAGTTCGGTACGCTGGCCAACAGTTTTAATGAGGCTTTTCAACCGGATTATGCCGCCCTGTGTTACATAGGGCAGAGCAAATGTGAGAAACTGATCGGTAACGAGATGGGTGAGGTCGAAGCCCTTCTTCGGGCTGCCCGTTCTTTCCGCAGTGCACACGCCAAACAGGAGCGTGTTCTGGCGGAAAACATCTCGTCCGAGTACCACGAAGGTGCGTTCCGCTGCTACACACAAGCCCTTTCCCGGCTGCCCGATAAATCCGTCATCGGTGCGGCCATAATCCGGGAACTGAAGGAGATCAATCCGAGCGTGGAGCTAACGAGCGACTTCAGCTCTCCTTGCCATCGCATCTGGGATTTGGAGCAATCGGCCGAGGATAGTTTGAGGGCGCGGGATTACGTCGCTGCATTCGAGAAGCTATCGGAGATCTACGACGACGTTACCGAGCGCAAATGTGAAGCACTCTACCGGGAGGTGATGGATCGGATCGAAGTGTcgaggttgctgttgctctgccTACTTCAGCTGCCACCCTCCGTCCGGTATGATCATAAGTTCCTGGAACGCTACTCATCCATCACGGATGGGGCGAGCCCGTCGGAACACTGCCAGCTTCCGGAGGAACTCGTATTCCTGCTACAATCGCTTGTGGTTTCCTGCCAGACGAAGGACATTGAATCGCTGGTTTCGGTTCGTGATGAATTGTGTCACCGGCCAGAGTTGACCGCTTCGCAGCAGACCCTCCTGAAGGAGGTGGTTTCCAAGTACAGCAAATGA
- the LOC126577648 gene encoding uncharacterized protein LOC126577648 encodes MESQKSAPVPLWILIEWETPFLGEPDSYAVVSSSDIIIPFGSETIADGSARLYTGKLIQVKRGNQILPAYIVISSESKEFVETQLWQLRKMDAETAPIIKQATHVVQADRSSSNQFRHTASHQKQLEWNLLQQKQQLQTNPTKRQRVYESDEHPLSPPMESSLGISRSTGRAASPPVRTIIPRAYQSRTEYRPMTFDQQTQTIGMGSSLSQGCSNEAQIERILSCLEGIMVEQRSYRMECEFNRKLLLELNEKINAYKEHFDKGVVIAVGTDEMSEEEAPTEQKVQVSQNESEQLASNNNNNNNNEHNRKCEMRKLTREYAASVLINRPPTSNSEESIETTNLPIVFIDDCSMPVSITNLPAPQPTKMEENGGESVTMASSDRGTIQEMIVNDWNDERSTSSVDTKSTAEDPLIEDRSTCIRSIPESVLNKINWSNYKVATRKLLMNVFTREELATHSLTGRPSPAFRNEHQKPVKHPLDPTVVASVIKLVSTRCKVEESLVRSAITTKLADENKMYRMRVSQRPSRMQKQLTGETNKENVKQESN; translated from the exons ATGGAATCCCAGAAGTCTGCTCCGGTCCCGCTTTGGATTCTGATCGAATGGGAAACACCCTTCCTCGGGGAGCCGGATTCGTATGCCGTCGTTTCTTCGTCCGATATCATTATACCGTTTGGCAGTGAAACGATCGCCGATGGTAGTGCGCGGCTTTACACCGGCAAGCTAATCCAGGTGAAACGTGGAAATCAGATTCTACCGGCATACATCGTCATAAGCTCTG AATCGAAAGAATTCGTTGAGACGCAATTGTGGCAGCTGAGGAAGATGGACGCCGAAACTGCGCCAATTATTAAACAGGCGACGCACGTGGTGCAAGCGGATCGATCGTCTTCGAATCAATTCAGGCATACAGCTTCGCATCAGAAACAACTTGAGTGGAATTTActgcagcagaaacagcag CTGCAGACAAATCCTACCAAAAGACAAAGGGTATACGAATCAGATGAACATCCACTATCACCACCAATGGAGAGCTCGCTTGGAATATCACGAAGCACGGGGCGTGCAGCGTCCCCGCCAGTGCGTACGATTATCCCAAGAGCCTATCAGAGCCGCACCGAATACCGGCCCATGACTTTTgatcagcaaacacaaaccatcGGCATGGGATCATCGCTTTCGCAGGGTTGCTCTAACGAGGCACAAATCGAACGGATACTTTCTTGCCTCGAAGGAATAATGGTCGAACAGCGAAGTTATCGAATGGAGTGCGAGTTCAACCGTAAGCTTCTGCTGGAGTTGAACGAGAAGATAAACGCATACAAAGAACATTTCGATAAGGGAGTGGTTATCGCTGTGGGCACGGACGAAATGAGCGAGGAAGAAGCACCGACCGAGCAGAAGGTGCAGGTTTCACAAAACGAATCTGAACAAttggccagcaacaacaacaacaacaacaacaacgagcacAATAGAAAGTGTGAGATGAGGAAGCTAACACGTGAATATGCGGCTAGTGTACTCATCAACCGACCGCCAACGAGCAATAGTGAAGAATCCATTGAAACAACCAACCTACCGATCGTCTTCATTGACGACTGTTCGATGCCAGTGAGCATTACAAATCTACCGGCTCCACAGCCAACCAAGATGGAGGAGAACGGAGGAGAAAGCGTTACCATGGCTAGCTCCGACCGAGGAACCATTCAAGAGATGATCGTTAACGATTGGAACGACGAACGGAGCACATCGTCAGTGGATACCAAGAGCACGGCGGAAGACCCATTGATTGAGGATCGTTCGACTTGTATAAGATCCATTCCGGAAAGTGTGTTGAACAAGATCAATTGGTCCAACTACAAAGTCGCCACACGGAAGCTTCTAATGAATGTCTTTACGCGGGAGGAACTAGCTACCCACTCACTTACTGGGCGTCCATCACCGGCATTTCGAAACGAGCACCAGAAACCGGTCAAACATCCGCTGGATCCAACTGTTGTCGCTAGTGTAATCAAACTGGTCTCTACGCGATGCAAAGTCGAGGAGAGCTTAGTACGTTCAGCCATTACCACCAAGCTGGCCGATGAGAATAAGATGTACCGCATGAGGGTATCGCAGCGTCCATCGCGGATGCAAAAACAGTTAACTGGAGAGACGAACAAGGAAAACGTTAAACAAGAATCAAACTAA